ataaagtgtccttgtcatccgtaaaggtgacgtattgtctaataaattattttatgggtcatttaaatttatcttgcaacgtttagtacttgtttctccctcatcatctttggttcttttattacttggtgAGGGATTATTTTCAGTTGTTGTTGTTGGGGCATTATTAGTTGGTTGTGTTGATAAATTATTTGTTGGTCGTATCGGTGGAATATTAGTCGGTGGAACCGgtggattattagttggtcgtacATGTGAATTACGAGTTGGTGGTACTAGTGGACCATTAGTGttattgggattattatgtcggagctgatttaaatcagtcctcgctgggtttgtagtgaagggtatggaattatgctcaattataaaatataaaaatgtgttagaaacacCTTGGATGGTGATGTTgacaccatttgattgttggttcatttgtgggtaccgatgaagaaaaatgcttaattaggttttaaaaatattacctGCTTGATGATTAAGGGTAGAGCtggtgctgataacgtgttaaaacttagagagataaatatattaattagagagataaggaggaagtagaatgagtaaaagttagaagataaaaatgtttttactcattggtgtagtttttacaatggtgaacttccatatttataggcaagttcatccacaattacattgaatgcattcacattagggtaaattcattaattacctttcacactatattcattaattacatTTCACACTATATCTCAACACCAATAATAATATTGCACGATAACtcaaatttttaaattgatgGGTGATGGACACACTTTTGTAGGGTAACTATGAATATGATTGTTGAATATTAGCTTATTGTGCgtatctctctctctctctctctctctctctctatatatatatatatatatatatatatatatatatatatatatatatatatatatatatatatatatatatatatatatatatatatattcttccTTAATTCTTAATGCATTTGTACGCATATACATTTGTCTCTTATGCtatattttatttgtcaatGTGAATTTATAACTTATTTATGTATGTTAAATAATGAGGATCATATAATTAAGATAATAATAGGGACCACTATATTGTGTTAGTAAAATTAAAAGTGACAGAAAATAAGTTAAGGTttgtgaataaaaattaaagaaaggtTTGAGGAcactatcaaaaaaaaattgcaaagtGAAAATGATGCAGGAAAGTGTGACAATTTAATTGGAACCGGAGGAGTAATATATAAAAGTAATATTTAATTAAGCTCTGCAACcccatatttatattttaaggttTGCCACTAACTGTGCACTCTACGAGAAAGGTTAAGCAACCTTTTTCTAAATACTTGCTGACTTAATCATCGGAGGAGGTCTCTCGGAGCACCTCTCTCCAACCCTCGTTTGTTCATTTGTGCAGGATAAAGTTCAAGGCATTCGAGATAAGAACTCAAAAACCTCACCAGCAGTTCATAAACTTTTAAAATACACTCTAAGCATCTTTAATAGACGTGTTGATTGTTCAATTTCCTActagaataattatattttgaaatataattaattgCATATAATACTGTTATATATGACTTTGAAGGATAATTACAGTGAAATAAAAATTTCTTAAAGTATTttataataagaatattttGTCTATAATATACTGCTTCCAAttcaatatttttgtttataaattcaTGGTGTTGACtaatctaataatatataaactcgtgtaaatgtacaaattttttagtataaattaatataaagaatctaaattttaattaatgatgaaatttcgtattatcattatcttattcaaatattttcattcaATTATAGTTATCACTATAATAATACTAAACCAATTACATAACACATATTTAGATGTGAATAATTAtgcaaaaaatataatttatgtaaaatgtaTAAGATTAGTGATTATTAGTCTATAAGTAATGCAACACAATTGAATAGTGGATGCATTGGCTTTTAGTCTCGTGTTCATTCTTTCAACTCTCTATATCTTTGAAATACATACAATAAATGattaacaattttaatatattttaatagatATTTATTTaccataaatttattttaaattaatattgacCTTCAATATATTTAATCTTTTCATTTAACAACTTATTTTTAtcctttacttttttttttttaattttccaacaCAATTTTCTTTCTATTACAACgcattattataaaaaaaaaaaattaagggtaATTTAGAAGCATCTTAAAAGGACATTTCCCAAAGACCCTCTCATTACCTACATTTTGTCCTCTTTCCTCCTGATTTCCTACTCCCTTTccccttaaaattttaaatccatCCTTCCTCTCTCCCTCCATTATTATCCCCTAAACAACCTATCAAAAAACTTGTTTGCTCCTTTAATGGCGGTGGAATTGAGCAGAGCAAGAAACGACCAACTTCATCTTCAGAAATTCAAAGATAAACAAGATAATCTCGAATTCCATCATTACAGTACCATTTCCATGATTGATCATAATCAAACCCAGAAAAGGGTTTCAGTCCCAGTTGTTTATTATCTCTCTAGAAATGGTCAGCTAGAACACCCTCATTTTATTGAAGTTCCTCTCTCTTCTTCTCAAGGCCTTTTTCTTCGTGACGTTATCAATCGTTTGAATCTCCTTCGTGGTAAATCCATGCCATCTCACTACTCTTGGTCCTCGAAACGGTAACTAAAACCAATTCGTTCCCCAATTAATTGATacttaaaccctaatttttggtTTTCAATTGCATTTGGCTAATTTAAGTTTACGAAAACGCAATTTAATTTTGCAGGAGCTACAAAAATGGGTATGTGTGGCATGATTTAGAGGAGAATGATTTCATTCATCCAGTTCATGGAGGAGAATACATTCTCAAAGGCTCTGAAATTCTTGTCGAAACCGTTTCGAATTCCTCCGACACATTATCATCGCCTTCAGCTGGGAATAATATTCCGGTCACCGTAGAATCTGAATTCCCGGTGACGAGGAATCGCCGGAGAAATCAATCATGTGGATCAATCGAGTACAAAGTCTACAAAACTGAGTCAACTCACGAGTTCTCCGAAAAAGCGGCGGCCGACGCGTCAACTCAGACAGACGATAAACGACGTCGTATAGAAGCtgtaatgatcaaagaagaacccGAGGAAGAAGAGGGTAGAATCGAGAAAGTGCACCATGAACAAGTGCAAGAGTTCAGTACAGAGTTAAGTAGATATGAGATTTCACCTCCACCGTCTGATTCAAGTCCTGAGACATTAGAGTCGTTGATGAAAGCtacaatatcatcatcatcatcatcatcacaaaGTAATAATCAGACGGTTGGGAGTTGTCCAAGTGGCAGAATGAAAGCTTCTTCAGTTTTAATGTCTTTGATCTCCTGTGGATCGATCTCTTTTAGAGATTGTGGAGCTGCAACCGTGAAGGATCATGGGTTATCGTTGATGTCTCATTATAAGAGTAGATTGCCACGTGGCGTGAATCAGACGGTAGAAGAGAGTAATGGTGTAACGATGGATATCGAAAATACAAATGTTTATAGTAGTTTTTCAAACATGGGTATGGAAGACAAGGAGTATTTTAGTGGGAGTTTAATTGAGACTAAGAGAAACGAGCTTCCAACGGTTCTTAAACGATCTTCCTCTTACAATGCTGACAGGTAAACACTATTTCCCCTCATTCTGTAATAAGTACAAAATTTTatcttttctattttatttctttttctttcatttttttctcctaaataaataaataaattatctttttttcattttcattctctctttctctttcctcTCTCTTTTCCATTCTAATACCATACCAAATACAgtgttataattatatatattattttaaaatttattaggtCAACCTAATAAATACTATTTCCTGTTCTCTTTAagtgtcttatttatttttagaatattatttttctatcattcttaaatattatattttattattaatctatgagttaaaatgtatttatatggtatcttatttgattcgttttaatataaagtttattaatattaattttttataatttttaattatacataattaaatatattatgaattgaataagtgcattggatagattgcataaagtaaataagacatttaagatgaataggagggagtatgatcttaatataagattatttttatttaagaatttgtgttactaCAGATTAGATCTATGTTTAGagtattttcttattttgattctCTTGTTGAT
The Amaranthus tricolor cultivar Red isolate AtriRed21 chromosome 11, ASM2621246v1, whole genome shotgun sequence DNA segment above includes these coding regions:
- the LOC130826887 gene encoding protein SOSEKI 5-like isoform X1, which codes for MAVELSRARNDQLHLQKFKDKQDNLEFHHYSTISMIDHNQTQKRVSVPVVYYLSRNGQLEHPHFIEVPLSSSQGLFLRDVINRLNLLRGKSMPSHYSWSSKRSYKNGYVWHDLEENDFIHPVHGGEYILKGSEILVETVSNSSDTLSSPSAGNNIPVTVESEFPVTRNRRRNQSCGSIEYKVYKTESTHEFSEKAAADASTQTDDKRRRIEAVMIKEEPEEEEGRIEKVHHEQVQEFSTELSRYEISPPPSDSSPETLESLMKATISSSSSSSQSNNQTVGSCPSGRMKASSVLMSLISCGSISFRDCGAATVKDHGLSLMSHYKSRLPRGVNQTVEESNGVTMDIENTNVYSSFSNMGMEDKEYFSGSLIETKRNELPTVLKRSSSYNADRSSHLMKLEKKVEGVRAKCIRRKPRTQTCTSKKELDAQITRVTNTINSTHGLI
- the LOC130826887 gene encoding protein SOSEKI 5-like isoform X2, encoding MAVELSRARNDQLHLQKFKDKQDNLEFHHYSTISMIDHNQTQKRVSVPVVYYLSRNGQLEHPHFIEVPLSSSQGLFLRDVINRLNLLRGKSMPSHYSWSSKRSYKNGYVWHDLEENDFIHPVHGGEYILKGSEILVETVSNSSDTLSSPSAGNNIPVTVESEFPVTRNRRRNQSCGSIEYKVYKTESTHEFSEKAAADASTQTDDKRRRIEAVMIKEEPEEEEGRIEKVHHEQVQEFSTELSRYEISPPPSDSSPETLESLMKATISSSSSSSQSNNQTVGSCPSGRMKASSVLMSLISCGSISFRDCGAATVKDHGLSLMSHYKSRLPRGVNQTVEESNGVTMDIENTNVYSSFSNMGMEDKEYFSGSLIETKRNELPTVLKRSSSYNADSSHLMKLEKKVEGVRAKCIRRKPRTQTCTSKKELDAQITRVTNTINSTHGLI